A single genomic interval of Puntigrus tetrazona isolate hp1 chromosome 1, ASM1883169v1, whole genome shotgun sequence harbors:
- the tbck gene encoding TBC domain-containing protein kinase-like protein, with the protein MQPLRDAELGASTFFASPLPHDVCGSNGLPLTPNSIKILGRFQILKTITHPRLCQYVDITRGKHERLVIVAEHYEKSLKDLLKQGKPVSPEKVLQVAYEVLEGLEFMNKHGMVHRALTSSNVLLDREGKVKLAKFGLYHMTDHGADVDFPIGYPSYLPPEVIAQGCFYSSGPSIIEAPLPSGPKTDVWSLGVLLFELCVGRQILQNIAINERMKFIITLGCMDDIITVLAEEHGCLDTVKELPENVQALLRKCLTFLPSKRPTPAELLGDSVFESISSQYTSFQSPVRLFAASPRCAHLQLPEDIRELCKDDGENYLAERAIDEVYHLWCLAGGDLEKELTNQEIIQSKPPICTLPKFMLEDGESFGQGRDRSFLLDDTTVTLSLNQLKNRLKDVAGETYYPLLEDEQSSLPQSNSSNELSATVTLPLIIRERDTEYQLTRIVLFDRLLKAYPYKKNQVWKEARVDIPPLLRGLAWAALLGVEGDIQSKYDGIDKDTPIPTDRQIEVDIPRCHQYDELLSSPQGHVKFRRVLKAWVVSHPDLVYWQGLDSLCAPFLYLNFNNEALAYACMSAFIPKYLYNFFLKDNSHVIQEYLTVFSQMIAFHDPELSNHLNEIGFIPDLYAIPWFLTMFTHVFPLHKIFHLWDTLLLGNSSFPFCIGVAILQQLRDRLLANGFNECILLFSDLPEIDIERCVRESINLFCWTPKSATYRQHAQPNKPASDSNSFGKTPSYYTSEYQDLTKTDLSREPLKLSELKAEVSPRISVEDLIDLCELSGPACFKTPVKRARTGKPKILAVDIRSLEDFSRGHIPGSINIPYSSTFGPEGELLQCPATSTLTGYRFRVIVILSSIMKNATTFAAHLVKVNFPRVCVLDGGMNKMKSTGLLTVPSPQI; encoded by the exons ATGCAGCCCCTCAGAGATGCGGAGCTGGGGGCCTCCACCTTCTTCgcctctcctcttcctcatgACGTGTGTGGCAGCAACGGGCTTCCTCTCACCCCCAACTCCATCAAAATCCTGGGACGCTTTCAGATCCTTAAGACCATCACCCATCCCAGACTGTGCCAATATGTGGACATCACCAGAGGGAAGCACG AGCGCCTGGTTATTGTAGCTGAGCACTATGAAAAAAGCTTGAAGGACCTTCTGAAGCAAGGGAAACCGGTCAG TCCAGAGAAGGTGCTACAGGTTGCATATGAAGTGCTGGAAGGTTTGGAGTTCATGAATAAACATGGCATGGTGCACCGGGCCTTGACTTCCAGCAATGTTCTCCTGGACCGTGag GGTAAAGTGAAGCTGGCCAAATTCGGCCTGTATCATATGACCGACCACGGAGCAGATGTTGACTTTCCTATTGG GTATCCATCTTACCTGCCTCCAGAGGTTATTGCTCAAGGCTGTTTTTATTCCAGCGGCCCCTCGATCATTGAGGCCCCTCTTCCTTCAGGGCCCAAAACAGACGTTTGGTCTCTCGGGGTGCTTCTGTTTGAACTCTGTGTG GGAAGGCAGATACTCCAAAACATTGCTATTAATGAGAGAATGAAGTTCATCATCACCTTAG GATGCATGGATGACATAATTACTGTCCTTGCCGAGGAACACGGGTGCTTAGATACGGTGAAG GAGCTGCCTGAAAATGTGCAGGCTTTATTGAGGAAATGCTTGACGTTTCTCCCTTCAAAAAG ACCCACTCCAGCCGAGCTTCTGGGAGACTCTGTGTTCGAGAGCATTTCCAGTCAGTACACATCCTTCCAGAGCCCCGTGCGTCTGTTTGCTGCGTCCCCGCGCTGTGCTCATTTACAGCTTCCCGAGGACATCCGTGAACTCTGTAAAG ATGATGGAGAGAACTACCTGGCGGAGAGAGCCATAGATGAGGTGTATCATCTGTGGTGTCTGGCAGGAGGAGACCTGGAGAAAGAGTTGACCAATCAAGAGATCATTCAGTCGAAACCTCCCATCTGCACCCTTCCCAA GTTCATGTTGGAGGATGGCGAGTCTTTTGGCCAAGGCCGGGACAGAAGTTTTCTGCTCGATGACACGACCGTGACTCTTTCTCTTAATCAGCTGAAAAAT AGGCTGAAGGATGTCGCAGGAGAGACCTATTATCCATTACTAGAAGATGA GCAATCCAGCCTGCCTCAGTCTAACAGCAGTAATGAACTGTCTGCCACCGTCACACTGCCCCTCATTATCCGGGAGAGAGACACCGAGTACCAGCTCACCCGCATTGTCCTCTTCGACAGACTGCTCAAg GCGTACCCCTACAAGAAGAACCAGGTCTGGAAGGAGGCGAGGGTTGATATTCCTCCTCTTCTGAGGGGTCTGGCCTGGGCGGCTTTATTAGGAGTTGag GGGGACATCCAATCAAAATACGACGGCATCGATAAGGACACGCCCATCCCCACTGACAGACAG ATCGAAGTGGACATCCCTCGCTGTCACCAGTACGACGAGCTGCTGTCGTCTCCTCAGGGTCACGTCAAGTTTCGGCGGGTGCTCAAGGCTTGGGTGGTGTCTCATCCTGATCTGGTGTACTGGCAAG GCTTGGATTCGCTTTGCGCACCTTTCCTCTATCTAAATTTCAACAACGAAG CTCttgcatatgcatgcatgtcGGCCTTCATACCCAAATATCTGTACAATTTCTTCCTGAAGGACAACTCGCATGTGATACAAG AATACCTGACCGTCTTCTCGCAGATGATCGCGTTCCACGACCCCGAGCTCAGCAACCACCTGAACGAGATTGGGTTCATACCTGAT CTGTATGCGATCCCGTGGTTCCTCACGATGTTCACAC ATGTGTTCCCCCTGCACAAGATCTTCCACCTGTGGGACACTCTGCTTTTGGGAAACTCCTCTTTCCCCTTCTGCATCGGTGTAGCTATACTACAGCAGCTGAGGGACCGTCTGCTGGCCAACGGCTTCAACGAGTGCATCCTGCTCTTCTCGGACCTGCCTG AGATCGACATTGAGCGCTGTGTCCGGGAATCCATCAACCTCTTCTGCTGGACTCCTAAAAGTGCCACTTATCGTCAGCATGCCCAGCCAAACAAACCTGCCAGTGACAGCAACAGCTTCGGGAAAACGCCTTCCTATTACACTTCAGAATATCAAGACCTAACCAAAACGGACCTG AGCCGCGAGCCACTCAAGCTGAGCGAGCTGAAAGCAGAAGTGTCTCCTCGCATCTCTGTGGAAGACCTCATTGACCTGTGTGAGCTCAGCGGACCGGCTTGCTTTAAAACTCCTGTCAAGAGAGCCAGGACTGGGAAGCCTAAGATTTTAGCAGTGGACATCCGGAGCCTTGAAGA CTTCAGTCGAGGTCACATCCCAGGCAGCATTAACATCCCGTACAGCTCCACGTTTGGGCCGGAGGGAGAGTTGCTCCAGTGTCCCGCCACCAGCACCCTGACCGGATACAGATTTCGTGTCATTGTGATCCTCAGCAGCATCATGAAGAACGCCACCACG TTTGCAGCTCACCTGGTGAAGGTAAATTTCCCTCGCGTTTGTGTCTTGGATGGTGGCATGAACAAGATGAAGTCCACTGGGCTGTTAACCGTCCCGTCCCCGCAGATATAG